The genomic region CCGACCAAGCGAAGCGGGAAATCGAGCCCAGTCGATCGCCAATTTTCCTGGAAAATCGCTAACAGTCTCCTGATTAGTTTTAAATATGCTTGGCAGGGCATTACCTATGCTTTTGGCACCCAGCGTAATTTTCGCATTCACGTCGCGATCGGGAGTTTGGCGGTCAGTTTGGGGGTGGCGCTGAGTCTGACTGGACTGGAACTGGCGATTATCAGCCTCACAATTGGCTTGGTGTTGACGTTGGAGTTGCTCAATACGGCGATCGAGTCGGTGGTCGATTTGACCGTCGAGCAGACTTACCACGAACT from Oxynema aestuarii AP17 harbors:
- a CDS encoding diacylglycerol kinase family protein, with amino-acid sequence MSHEVPTPPTKRSGKSSPVDRQFSWKIANSLLISFKYAWQGITYAFGTQRNFRIHVAIGSLAVSLGVALSLTGLELAIISLTIGLVLTLELLNTAIESVVDLTVEQTYHELAKIAKDCAAGAVMVSSFAAITVAGLLIIPRLYGAIAALFF